The Clostridioides sp. ES-S-0010-02 genome window below encodes:
- a CDS encoding DUF4368 domain-containing protein, giving the protein MGELIDLIDKYKNFDTMTTTMLNEFVEKILVVHERYRKGSQEGSPPIRGYGWLRAYMPLPEVYQGKNPCRHYLKETGVSLTILQFNQFILSC; this is encoded by the coding sequence ATGGGGGAGCTTATTGACCTCATTGACAAATACAAAAACTTTGACACCATGACAACAACTATGCTTAATGAGTTTGTTGAAAAAATCCTTGTTGTGCATGAGCGTTACCGCAAGGGTAGCCAAGAAGGTAGTCCTCCGATCAGAGGATATGGCTGGCTAAGGGCGTATATGCCCTTACCAGAAGTTTATCAAGGCAAGAACCCGTGTCGCCATTATTTGAAAGAAACTGGGGTATCACTTACGATTCTCCAGTTTAATCAATTTATTTTATCGTGTTAA
- a CDS encoding AAA family ATPase: MSKNQQLESCNSITSNPKHNISGQEMELATSFPDEIAYLIDINNKLDNALENAENSVDKLDKDYMDAKLYMVKNRGEIDPHEMFQNELALKQIDSYGAFMVKVRDKIAKMKDSPYFARIDFQLKDEGYDSKYYIGRFAFDYENELLILDWRSPMASMFYDCEIGPAGYNAPLGWIDGEITRKRQFKIKNGTLEYVLESSMNIQDDILQKELSNTSDEKMKSIISTIQKEQNQIIRNDKADTLIIQGVAGSGKTSIALHRIAFLLYRFKDKISANNVIILSPNKVFGDYISNVLPELGEEPLCELSFEDIAEVQLERIINFEGEKDSLEVNDAQWEKRVRFKSTLDFLKLMDKYIKQMPNMVFIPKDYTFGGFIAKSDWIRKRFDAYNKYPVKRRLEMVAEDIHYRFESDNIMEDDLPKVKNILKSLNRMLTIKNTLALYKDFFKQMNIQDMFVMPSKNTLEWADVYPFIYLHAAYEGLQEDKVIRHIVIDEMQDYTPIQYAVINLLFKCKKTILGDFGQLINPNHLHTLDDMVHIYDDGELVMLNKSYRSTFEIINFAKKIQNITSLEAIERHGEEPVVIKCSNEPDEIDKIKMEIEQFEESNNATLGIILKTNSKAKAIYDVIKQEYDVNLISPESSSFVKGVSITSIKMSKGLEFDEVVIPSVNNKTYYNDYDRSLLYIACTRAMHKLKLTYTGNLTQLIELN; encoded by the coding sequence ATGTCTAAAAATCAGCAATTAGAAAGTTGTAATTCTATTACATCCAATCCTAAACATAATATATCTGGACAAGAGATGGAGTTAGCAACATCTTTTCCAGATGAGATTGCATACCTTATAGATATAAATAATAAGCTGGATAATGCTTTGGAGAATGCAGAAAATTCAGTTGATAAACTAGATAAAGATTACATGGATGCTAAATTATATATGGTAAAAAATCGTGGAGAGATAGACCCACATGAAATGTTCCAAAATGAACTGGCACTAAAGCAAATAGATAGTTATGGGGCTTTTATGGTAAAAGTTCGAGACAAGATTGCTAAAATGAAAGATTCGCCATATTTTGCTAGGATAGATTTTCAACTAAAAGATGAAGGTTATGATTCAAAGTATTATATTGGTCGATTTGCATTTGATTATGAAAATGAACTTCTAATACTAGATTGGCGTTCTCCAATGGCCAGTATGTTTTATGACTGTGAGATAGGACCAGCAGGGTATAATGCACCACTTGGATGGATAGATGGAGAAATAACACGTAAACGACAGTTTAAAATTAAAAATGGAACACTGGAGTATGTACTTGAAAGTTCTATGAATATACAAGATGATATTCTTCAAAAGGAACTTAGTAATACTTCAGATGAAAAGATGAAATCCATTATTTCAACAATACAAAAAGAGCAGAATCAAATTATTAGAAATGACAAGGCTGACACCCTCATTATTCAAGGAGTAGCTGGTTCTGGAAAAACATCTATAGCTTTACATAGAATTGCTTTTCTTCTTTATCGTTTTAAAGATAAGATATCAGCAAATAATGTAATTATTCTATCACCTAATAAAGTTTTTGGTGACTATATCTCTAATGTACTTCCTGAGCTAGGAGAAGAACCACTATGTGAATTAAGTTTTGAAGATATAGCAGAAGTTCAATTAGAAAGAATTATTAATTTTGAGGGAGAAAAAGATTCTCTGGAAGTAAATGATGCACAATGGGAAAAAAGAGTACGTTTCAAATCTACACTAGATTTTTTAAAGCTTATGGATAAATATATAAAGCAAATGCCAAATATGGTCTTTATTCCTAAAGATTACACTTTTGGAGGTTTTATAGCTAAAAGTGACTGGATACGAAAAAGATTTGATGCATACAATAAATATCCAGTTAAGCGAAGACTGGAGATGGTAGCAGAAGATATTCATTATAGATTTGAATCAGATAATATTATGGAAGATGACTTACCAAAAGTAAAAAATATACTGAAAAGTTTAAATAGAATGCTAACAATAAAAAATACTCTAGCACTATATAAGGACTTCTTCAAACAGATGAATATTCAAGATATGTTTGTAATGCCATCAAAGAATACTCTTGAGTGGGCAGATGTGTATCCATTTATATATCTTCATGCTGCATATGAGGGATTACAAGAAGACAAAGTGATAAGACACATTGTTATTGATGAAATGCAGGATTACACTCCTATTCAATATGCTGTAATAAACTTGCTTTTCAAATGTAAAAAAACTATTCTTGGAGATTTTGGACAACTAATCAACCCTAATCATTTACATACATTAGATGATATGGTACATATTTATGATGATGGAGAGCTAGTAATGTTAAACAAGAGTTATCGTTCTACTTTTGAGATTATTAATTTTGCCAAGAAAATTCAAAATATAACTTCGCTGGAGGCTATTGAAAGACATGGTGAGGAGCCTGTTGTGATTAAATGCAGTAACGAACCAGATGAGATAGATAAGATAAAAATGGAGATTGAGCAGTTTGAGGAAAGCAACAATGCTACCCTTGGTATTATACTAAAAACCAACAGCAAGGCTAAAGCAATATATGATGTTATTAAGCAAGAATATGATGTTAATTTAATATCTCCTGAAAGTTCTAGTTTTGTAAAAGGTGTATCAATTACTTCTATTAAGATGTCAAAGGGGCTAGAGTTTGATGAAGTTGTTATTCCTTCAGTAAATAATAAAACATATTACAATGATTACGACCGTAGTTTATTATATATTGCTTGTACACGGGCTATGCATAAACTTAAGCTTACATACACTGGAAATTTAACACAGTTGATAGAACTTAATTGA